Proteins from a genomic interval of Mycolicibacterium grossiae:
- the ftsX gene encoding permease-like cell division protein FtsX: MRFGFLINEVLTGFRRNITMTVAMILTTAISIGLFGGGLLVVRLADSSRTIYLDRVESQVFLTNDVSANDPTCDADPCKALRTQIEDRDDVRSVRFLNRDQAYDDAIAKFPQYKDVAGRDAFPASFIVKLDDPEQHAEFDKALVGQPGVLNVLNQKDLIDRLFAVLDGLSSAAFAVALVQAVGAILLIANMVQVAAYTRRTEVGIMRLVGASRWYTQLPFLVEAMLAAFLGVVIAILGLITVRALFLENALNQFYQANLISRIDYADILYISPILLFVGVVMAGVTAYVTLRLYVRR, encoded by the coding sequence GTGCGCTTCGGCTTTCTCATCAACGAGGTCCTCACCGGATTTCGTCGCAACATCACCATGACGGTCGCCATGATCCTGACGACCGCCATCTCCATCGGCCTGTTCGGCGGCGGCCTGCTGGTGGTCCGGCTGGCGGACAGCTCGCGGACCATCTACCTCGATCGCGTCGAGAGCCAGGTGTTCCTCACCAACGACGTGTCGGCCAACGACCCGACGTGCGACGCGGATCCGTGCAAGGCGCTGCGGACGCAGATCGAGGACCGGGACGACGTGCGGTCGGTGCGGTTCCTCAACCGCGACCAGGCCTACGACGACGCCATCGCCAAGTTCCCGCAGTACAAGGACGTGGCGGGACGGGACGCCTTCCCCGCGTCGTTCATCGTCAAGCTGGACGATCCCGAGCAGCACGCCGAGTTCGACAAGGCACTCGTCGGCCAGCCCGGCGTGCTCAACGTGCTCAACCAGAAGGACCTCATCGACCGGTTGTTCGCCGTCCTCGACGGGTTGAGCAGCGCGGCGTTCGCGGTGGCGCTGGTGCAGGCCGTCGGCGCGATCCTGCTGATCGCCAACATGGTGCAGGTCGCCGCGTATACGCGGCGCACGGAGGTCGGCATCATGCGTCTGGTGGGCGCCAGTAGGTGGTACACCCAGCTGCCGTTCCTCGTCGAGGCGATGCTGGCCGCGTTCCTCGGCGTGGTGATCGCCATCCTGGGCCTGATCACCGTGCGCGCACTGTTCCTCGAGAACGCCCTGAACCAGTTCTATCAAGCGAATCTGATCTCGAGGATCGACTACGCGGACATCCTCTACATCTCGCCGATCCTGCTGTTCGTCGGCGTCGTGATGGCCGGTGTAACGGCATACGTCACGCTGCGCCTGTACGTACGGCGTTAG
- the smpB gene encoding SsrA-binding protein SmpB, producing the protein MAKKVDEATKANNRVVATNRRARHNYAILETFEAGVALMGTEVKSLRDGTASLADAFATVDDGEIWLRNLHIPEYHHGSWTNHTPRRNRKLLLHRKQIDNLVGKIRDGNLTLVPLSVYFVDGKVKVELALARGKQAHDKRQDIAKRDAAREVTRELGRRAKGMG; encoded by the coding sequence GTGGCGAAGAAGGTAGACGAGGCGACCAAGGCCAACAACAGGGTCGTCGCAACCAACCGCAGGGCGCGGCACAACTACGCCATCCTCGAGACGTTCGAGGCCGGCGTTGCGCTGATGGGCACCGAGGTGAAGAGCCTGCGCGACGGCACGGCGTCGCTCGCCGACGCCTTCGCCACCGTGGACGACGGCGAGATTTGGCTGCGCAACCTGCACATCCCGGAGTATCACCACGGCAGCTGGACCAATCACACGCCGCGCCGCAACCGGAAACTGCTGCTGCACCGCAAGCAGATCGACAACCTGGTGGGCAAGATCCGCGACGGCAACCTGACCCTGGTGCCGCTGTCGGTCTACTTCGTCGACGGCAAGGTGAAGGTCGAGTTGGCGCTCGCCCGCGGCAAGCAGGCGCACGACAAGCGCCAGGACATCGCCAAGCGCGACGCGGCGCGCGAAGTGACGCGCGAGCTCGGTCGACGCGCCAAGGGCATGGGTTGA
- a CDS encoding DMT family transporter, with the protein MSALGYGIGDFVGGMAARRVAALRVVLVSYPVAMVLLTGLAAIVGGTVSTPAVVWGALCGVSQAFGVWWFYAALAAGPMSVVSPLTAVLVAAIPVIAGVGLGERPAMLAVGGIVVALLAVVLVSRENTDPEPAGSERGTQRFTASVAWLTVGAGSAFGLNFVLIDQAPSEAGLWPLVFARMSASALVVLIALLSRNLVVPGGPTLRLAILAGVLDTIANVAMLLALQASLLSLAGVLISLYPAATVALALLVLKERVTAWQVAGMVLALAAVAMIAGA; encoded by the coding sequence ATCTCGGCTCTGGGTTACGGGATCGGCGACTTCGTCGGTGGCATGGCCGCGCGCCGGGTCGCCGCACTGCGCGTCGTGCTGGTGTCCTACCCGGTGGCGATGGTGCTGCTCACCGGGCTCGCGGCCATCGTCGGCGGCACCGTGTCGACCCCGGCGGTCGTCTGGGGTGCGCTGTGCGGCGTCAGCCAGGCCTTCGGGGTGTGGTGGTTCTACGCGGCGCTCGCCGCCGGGCCCATGTCGGTGGTGTCGCCGCTGACGGCGGTCCTGGTGGCGGCGATCCCCGTGATCGCCGGGGTGGGGCTGGGGGAGCGTCCCGCGATGCTGGCGGTGGGCGGCATCGTCGTGGCGTTGCTCGCGGTGGTCCTGGTGTCGCGGGAGAACACCGACCCCGAACCCGCCGGCTCGGAGAGAGGGACGCAGCGCTTCACCGCGTCGGTGGCGTGGCTGACCGTCGGTGCCGGCTCGGCGTTCGGTCTGAACTTCGTGCTGATCGACCAGGCACCCAGCGAGGCGGGGCTGTGGCCGCTGGTCTTCGCGCGGATGTCGGCCAGCGCGCTGGTCGTCCTGATCGCGCTACTGAGCCGTAACCTGGTGGTACCGGGCGGACCGACGCTCCGCCTGGCCATCCTCGCGGGCGTCCTCGACACGATCGCCAACGTCGCGATGCTGCTGGCACTGCAGGCGTCGCTGCTGTCGCTCGCCGGTGTGCTCATCTCGCTGTACCCCGCGGCGACGGTGGCGCTCGCGCTGCTGGTCCTCAAGGAACGGGTGACGGCGTGGCAGGTGGCCGGCATGGTGCTGGCGCTGGCCGCGGTGGCGATGATCGCGGGCGCCTGA
- a CDS encoding nuclear transport factor 2 family protein: MPPPPDVYLAHLDAAGRGAGAELPAIWESDGVVEFPYAGSVGTPQRLDGIDAIVGYFSSLGLFEPFTFSAIEAWPVGGGEWFAELHGSTTMSDTGRAYEQDYVVRFRVAPSGRLAFMREYWDPTRI; encoded by the coding sequence GTGCCCCCACCACCGGACGTCTACCTCGCCCACCTCGACGCCGCGGGCCGTGGCGCCGGCGCCGAACTGCCCGCGATCTGGGAGTCTGACGGCGTCGTCGAGTTCCCCTACGCCGGCAGCGTCGGCACCCCGCAGCGGCTGGACGGCATCGACGCGATCGTCGGTTACTTCAGCTCCCTGGGCCTGTTCGAGCCGTTCACGTTCAGTGCGATCGAGGCCTGGCCGGTCGGCGGCGGCGAGTGGTTCGCCGAACTGCACGGCTCGACCACGATGTCCGACACCGGCAGGGCCTACGAGCAGGACTACGTGGTCCGCTTCCGGGTGGCGCCGTCGGGCCGGCTCGCATTCATGCGGGAGTACTGGGACCCCACCCGGATCTGA
- a CDS encoding maleylpyruvate isomerase family mycothiol-dependent enzyme — protein sequence MTSPARPMTLLDRAEVLDALFASWDGIDRLLADVSDDEWRTATALPGWRVGDVVAHVIGTESMLLGMPTPEVDVSGLDHVRNPIGQLNECWVRHLGAGTRETVIERFRDVTAQRRAALEAMTDDAWNAPSATPAGPDTYGRFMRIRVFDCWMHEQDIRDALARPADDDELRGSAARLALDEVQASMGFVVGKRGQAPDGSRVAIELTGPLQRTIRVAVDGRARVVDDFGGDAPTTTITLDGLHFIDACGGRSGTEPDVTYDGDVEVGRRIVANLNYVI from the coding sequence GTGACCAGCCCCGCACGGCCCATGACCCTGCTCGACCGCGCCGAGGTCCTCGATGCCCTGTTCGCATCATGGGACGGCATCGACCGGCTGCTCGCCGACGTATCCGACGACGAGTGGCGCACGGCCACGGCGCTTCCCGGCTGGAGGGTGGGCGACGTCGTCGCTCACGTCATCGGCACCGAGTCGATGCTGCTCGGCATGCCGACACCCGAGGTCGACGTGTCCGGGCTCGACCACGTCCGCAACCCGATCGGACAGCTCAACGAGTGCTGGGTCCGCCACCTCGGCGCCGGTACCCGCGAGACGGTCATCGAGCGGTTCCGCGACGTCACCGCACAGCGCCGAGCGGCCCTGGAGGCGATGACCGACGACGCGTGGAACGCGCCCTCGGCCACCCCGGCCGGACCCGACACCTACGGCCGGTTCATGCGGATCCGTGTCTTCGACTGCTGGATGCACGAACAGGACATCCGGGACGCGCTGGCCCGTCCGGCCGACGACGACGAGCTGCGCGGATCCGCCGCCCGGCTGGCCCTGGACGAGGTGCAGGCGTCGATGGGGTTCGTCGTCGGCAAGCGCGGACAGGCGCCCGACGGGTCGCGCGTCGCGATCGAACTCACCGGCCCGCTGCAGCGGACCATCCGGGTCGCCGTCGACGGCCGCGCCAGGGTCGTCGACGACTTCGGTGGCGACGCGCCGACGACCACGATCACGCTCGACGGCCTGCACTTCATCGACGCGTGCGGTGGCCGCTCCGGCACCGAGCCCGACGTGACCTACGACGGTGACGTCGAGGTGGGCCGGCGGATCGTCGCCAACCTGAACTACGTGATCTAG
- a CDS encoding cutinase family protein, with amino-acid sequence MSLRCGRSWRATDAPSVGRGAGRVAVALVVASVPAWIPGALPTAAAADCADAEVVFARGTDEPDGIGVVGSAFVDSLRERAVGLDIATYAVDYDAGKLQLGSGDGAKDMIKHIESMAASCPDTKLVLGGYSQGANVVNIVAGNPIVGIAWGRSLPSSSADNVAAVATFGNVANRSGTKLPSESPMFSGKAIDFCNPADPICHAGPGNAWSGHTDGYVPTYTTQAASFVASKLLAGRGSSVHGLGPSTGYEQTPPYASPAPIYASPPQGTDHMPPGYDPSLMAGMP; translated from the coding sequence ATGTCACTTCGTTGTGGGCGTAGCTGGCGGGCGACGGACGCCCCATCGGTCGGCCGCGGGGCCGGGCGGGTGGCGGTGGCGCTGGTGGTCGCCTCCGTCCCGGCGTGGATTCCCGGCGCCCTTCCGACGGCTGCTGCGGCCGACTGCGCCGACGCCGAGGTCGTGTTCGCCAGGGGCACCGACGAGCCGGACGGCATCGGCGTGGTGGGCAGTGCCTTCGTCGACTCGCTGCGCGAGCGGGCCGTCGGCCTGGACATCGCGACCTACGCGGTGGACTACGACGCGGGCAAGCTGCAGCTGGGCAGCGGCGACGGCGCCAAGGACATGATCAAGCACATCGAATCCATGGCGGCCTCGTGTCCCGACACCAAGCTCGTGTTGGGCGGCTACTCTCAAGGCGCGAACGTCGTCAACATCGTCGCCGGCAATCCCATCGTGGGTATCGCCTGGGGCCGCTCGCTCCCGTCGTCGAGCGCGGACAACGTCGCGGCGGTCGCCACCTTCGGCAACGTCGCCAACCGCTCGGGCACCAAGTTGCCCTCCGAGTCCCCGATGTTCAGCGGCAAGGCGATCGACTTCTGCAACCCCGCCGATCCGATCTGTCACGCCGGTCCGGGTAACGCGTGGAGCGGGCACACCGACGGCTACGTGCCCACGTACACGACCCAAGCCGCGAGTTTCGTTGCGTCCAAGCTGCTGGCCGGCAGGGGCTCGTCGGTGCACGGCCTCGGGCCGTCGACGGGGTATGAACAGACGCCGCCCTACGCCTCGCCGGCGCCGATCTATGCGTCTCCGCCGCAGGGCACCGATCACATGCCGCCGGGCTACGACCCGTCCCTCATGGCCGGCATGCCCTGA
- a CDS encoding Rv2640c family ArsR-like transcriptional regulator, with protein sequence MPKALPVIDVSTPVCCAPVAAGPMSDDDALQVAVRLKALADPVRVKIMSLLFSSAAGEEVGADLAAVLGLSESTVSHHLTQLRKAGFVASDRRGMSVFHRPSHDAVGALCAVLDPTCCRP encoded by the coding sequence ATGCCGAAGGCTCTTCCAGTGATCGACGTCTCGACACCCGTGTGTTGCGCCCCGGTGGCCGCCGGACCCATGAGCGACGACGACGCCCTGCAGGTCGCCGTGCGCCTCAAGGCGCTGGCCGACCCGGTGCGGGTGAAGATCATGTCGCTACTGTTCAGCTCCGCGGCCGGCGAGGAGGTCGGCGCGGACCTCGCGGCGGTTCTCGGGCTCAGCGAATCAACCGTCAGCCACCACCTCACGCAGTTGCGCAAAGCCGGCTTCGTCGCCTCCGACCGGCGGGGCATGAGCGTCTTCCACCGCCCCAGCCACGACGCGGTCGGCGCGCTCTGCGCCGTACTCGATCCGACTTGCTGCCGGCCCTAG
- the arsB gene encoding ACR3 family arsenite efflux transporter gives MTGAVAPEAPVARRLSTLDRFLPVWIGVAMVAGLVLGRMVPGIGSALDRVAVNGVSLPIALGLLVMMYPVLAKVRYDALDAVTGDRRLLIGSIVLNWALGPAVMFALAWLLLPDLPEYRTGLIIVGLARCIAMVIIWNDLACGDREAAAVLVTLNSVFQVVMFAALGWFYLAVLPGWLGLPRTSIATSPWQIATSVLVFLGIPLLAGYLSRRLGERVRGRDWYEGTFVPRIGPWALYGLLFTIVVLFALQGDQVTTRPLDVVRIALPLLVYFAVMWSGGYALGRALRLGYARTTTLAFTAAGNNFELAIAVAIATYGASSGQALAGVVGPLIEVPVLVALVYVSLALRRRSLADRSERP, from the coding sequence GTGACAGGGGCCGTCGCGCCGGAAGCCCCCGTCGCCCGCAGGCTCTCGACCCTCGACCGGTTCTTGCCGGTGTGGATCGGCGTCGCGATGGTTGCCGGCCTGGTGCTCGGCCGCATGGTGCCCGGTATCGGCTCGGCGCTCGATCGCGTTGCCGTGAACGGAGTTTCGCTGCCGATCGCACTGGGCCTGTTGGTGATGATGTACCCGGTGCTCGCGAAGGTGCGCTACGACGCGCTCGACGCCGTCACCGGCGACCGGCGCCTCCTCATCGGTTCGATCGTGCTCAACTGGGCGCTCGGCCCGGCCGTCATGTTCGCCCTTGCCTGGCTGCTGCTGCCCGACCTACCCGAATACCGCACGGGACTCATCATCGTCGGCCTGGCCCGCTGCATCGCGATGGTCATCATCTGGAATGACCTCGCGTGCGGTGACCGTGAGGCGGCCGCCGTCCTCGTAACGCTGAATTCGGTGTTTCAGGTGGTGATGTTCGCCGCGCTGGGCTGGTTCTACCTCGCCGTGCTGCCGGGGTGGCTCGGCCTGCCACGGACCTCGATCGCGACATCGCCGTGGCAGATCGCAACCTCGGTCCTCGTCTTCCTCGGCATCCCGCTTCTCGCCGGCTACCTCTCCCGCCGTCTGGGCGAACGCGTCAGAGGCCGCGACTGGTACGAGGGCACCTTCGTGCCGAGGATCGGCCCATGGGCGCTCTACGGCCTGCTGTTCACGATCGTCGTCCTGTTCGCATTGCAGGGCGACCAAGTCACGACCCGTCCCCTCGACGTCGTCCGCATCGCGCTTCCGTTGCTCGTCTACTTCGCAGTCATGTGGAGTGGCGGCTACGCCCTCGGTAGGGCATTGCGGTTGGGCTACGCGCGCACCACCACCCTCGCATTCACGGCCGCGGGCAACAACTTCGAACTCGCCATCGCGGTCGCCATCGCCACCTACGGTGCCTCGTCGGGGCAGGCGCTGGCCGGGGTGGTCGGGCCGCTCATCGAGGTGCCGGTGCTGGTCGCGTTGGTGTACGTGTCGCTGGCCCTGCGCCGGCGGTCCCTCGCCGATCGGTCGGAGCGGCCATGA
- a CDS encoding arsenate reductase ArsC, producing MSRKPAVLFLCTHNAGRSQMAMGFARHLAGERADVYSGGSAPADAVNPAAVSAMAEVGIDISAEVPTPWSDDVLRAVDVVVTMGCGDTCPFYPGKRYLDWEVPDPAGRTIDAVRPIRDDIAIRVRRLLDDLGV from the coding sequence ATGAGTCGCAAGCCGGCCGTGCTGTTCCTGTGCACGCACAACGCCGGCCGCTCGCAGATGGCGATGGGCTTTGCCAGGCACCTCGCGGGTGAACGCGCGGACGTTTACTCAGGCGGCTCCGCGCCGGCGGACGCCGTCAACCCGGCTGCGGTCTCGGCCATGGCCGAGGTCGGCATCGACATCAGCGCCGAGGTGCCCACCCCGTGGTCCGACGACGTGCTTCGTGCCGTCGACGTCGTCGTCACCATGGGTTGCGGGGACACGTGCCCCTTCTACCCCGGAAAGCGCTACCTCGACTGGGAGGTACCGGATCCCGCGGGCCGAACCATCGACGCCGTTCGGCCCATCCGCGACGACATCGCCATCCGCGTCCGTCGCCTGCTCGACGATCTCGGTGTCTAG
- a CDS encoding DUF1460 domain-containing protein, with translation MRMTARSGERIDQMLALVPLDASSDVRAERLSRAFLGTPYGADTLVGSATEPERLVADLERVDCLTLVDYVEALKRSRTRADVVDALATVRYRDGVVGFATRRHFFTDWAATTPALATDVTATLSAYAVSVPKVLNQKDAGGVYLPGLPPVPRSVSYIPSARVNDAVLHGVRTGDYVGAYADDGGLDVTHVGIVVIGPDGPVLRNASSLDTDERVVDTPLSSYLRTVPGIVVLRPLS, from the coding sequence ATGCGCATGACGGCCCGCAGCGGGGAACGCATCGACCAGATGCTCGCGCTCGTTCCGCTCGACGCGTCCTCGGATGTGCGCGCCGAGCGGCTGTCCCGAGCCTTCCTCGGCACGCCGTACGGCGCCGACACGCTCGTCGGCTCGGCCACCGAACCCGAGCGCCTCGTCGCCGACCTGGAGCGCGTCGACTGCCTCACCCTCGTCGACTACGTCGAGGCCCTCAAGCGCTCCCGCACCCGCGCCGACGTGGTCGACGCCCTGGCCACCGTGCGCTACCGCGACGGCGTCGTCGGTTTCGCGACTCGCCGGCACTTCTTCACCGACTGGGCCGCCACCACACCAGCACTGGCCACGGACGTGACCGCGACGCTGAGCGCTTACGCCGTCTCGGTGCCGAAGGTCCTCAACCAGAAGGACGCAGGCGGCGTCTACCTGCCCGGGCTGCCGCCGGTGCCACGCTCGGTGTCCTACATCCCGAGTGCACGGGTGAACGACGCGGTGCTGCACGGGGTGCGCACGGGTGACTACGTCGGCGCGTACGCCGACGACGGCGGTCTGGACGTCACCCACGTGGGCATCGTCGTGATCGGACCCGACGGCCCGGTGCTGCGCAACGCATCCTCGCTCGACACCGACGAACGGGTCGTCGACACCCCCCTGTCGAGCTACCTGCGCACGGTGCCGGGCATCGTGGTGCTGCGCCCGCTGTCGTGA